A DNA window from Caretta caretta isolate rCarCar2 chromosome 7, rCarCar1.hap1, whole genome shotgun sequence contains the following coding sequences:
- the ANKRD22 gene encoding ankyrin repeat domain-containing protein 22, with protein MGILYSEPICQAAYDNDFNQIQLLLEEDSNYLNIQDSFGGDTPLICACRQGHNRIVSFLLKWKADVNIRNKKDRTCLHYAVRKRFSFLDYLLIIILMPVLLIGYLIMVSKTKQNENLIKMLLRAGTDVNATDYSGNTALHYACEMKNQSVVPLLLEAHADPSIKNKNGESPLDIARRLKFTNIECVLKKAS; from the exons CCCATTTGCCAGGCAGCTTATGATAATGACTTCAATCAAATTCAACTGCTGCTGGAAGAGGACAGCAATTATTTGAACATTCAAGACAGCTTTGGGGGAGACACCCCCCTAATCTGTGCGTGCAGACAGGGACACAACAGAATAGTCAGTTTCCTTTTGAAATGGAAAGCGGATGTGAACATCAGAAACAAG AAAGATCGCACATGTTTGCATTATGCTGTGAGAAAACGGTTTAGTTTCCTTGACTACCTGCTTATTATCATCCTAATGCCTGTTCTGCTTATTGGCTATCTTATCATG GTATCAAAAACTAAACAGAATGAAAACCTAATCAAGATGTTACTTCGAGCTGGCACAGATGTTAATGCTACAGACTAT TCTGGTAACACAGCCCTTCACTATGcctgtgaaatgaaaaatcagtcCGTTGTCCCTCTACTACTTGAAGCCCATGCAGACCCTTCTATAAAGAATAAG AATGGGGAGTCTCCACTGGATATAGCGAGAAGATTAAAGTTCACCAACATTGAATGTGTGTTAAAGAAGGCATCCTAG